Below is a genomic region from Deinococcus koreensis.
CACGCCGACCTCCTCCAGCACCTCGCGGTGGCACGCCGTCTCCAGCGTCTCCGAGGGCTCCACGAAACCGGCCAGCGCGGAATACATGCCCGGCGGAAACTGCGGCCCACGCGCCAGCAGCAGTTCGCGCCCCGCTCCCCGGCCCCGCCCGATTAGCACCATGACCACCGGGGCCACGCGCGGGTAGACGGTCAGGCCGCACTCTGGGCAGGTGCGCGATAATTCACTGGATGCATGGCGCGTTTGCTGGCCACAACGTCCACAAAACCTGTTTGTGAGATTGAACTCGGCAATTTGGTAGGCGTAGCCCGCCAATCCAAACTCCTTTTCTGAGAGAACACCTAATGCCTCACGCATGGAGAGGGTTTTCCAGCCTTCCGGTTGAAGAATTGAATGCCACTTCTCTAAATGAAAGGGGACGCTTTTGGGAACATACTTCCAGGTTCGGTCGGTCGGGACGCCAACACACACGGTGCGTCCGTTCAAATTTCCCAGGGTC
It encodes:
- the nudC gene encoding NAD(+) diphosphatase encodes the protein MSGRATSTPKGFVRSSNAAGNDQLIFYFSGSRLLLTTENKLPTGKSPIPWECEILTLGNLNGRTVCVGVPTDRTWKYVPKSVPFHLEKWHSILQPEGWKTLSMREALGVLSEKEFGLAGYAYQIAEFNLTNRFCGRCGQQTRHASSELSRTCPECGLTVYPRVAPVVMVLIGRGRGAGRELLLARGPQFPPGMYSALAGFVEPSETLETACHREVLEEVGVRITDLRYDHSQPWPFPHSLMIGFTAEHAGGEIVPQPGEIEDAAWFPVTALPPLPPAFSIARRLIDEAVSRALDATASAGPSSGP